The Pseudomonas protegens genome contains the following window.
GAACAGCACAGCGTGTACATGGTCAGCTCCGGCCGCGCCAACGTGGCCGGGATCGACGCCACCCGCCTGGACCTGCTGGCCCGCGCCATCGCCAGCGTCTGCAAGGGCTGATCCCTCTGCCGGCATGCCCGGCCTCTGCACCGCGGTGCCGAGGCCGGGCTTGCTGCCCCAGTTCGCAAGCCCTGGCTCCACCCTCGCAACAACGCCCCCGCCTCAAAGATCTTTCTGGATCAACTGCCCCAGCGCCGCCAGCTCGCCCTGCTCCAGGTCCGACACCAGGATGAAGCGCAGGTGATTGCGCCGCCAGGCCACCAGGTTATAACCGCGCAAGGAGAGGTTTTGCGCCGCTGCATCGGCATCCGCCGTAGGCAGGATGAACAGGTTGATCAAATGCCGCCCATGGCCATAGGTCAGGGCCGCCGTACTTTGCTGCTGCAGGTAGTCCAGGCGCCCGCCCAACAGCACATAGCCCTGCTGACTGAAGTCGAAGACCGGCGGGGCAAAATCCAGCTTGCCGGTGAACCAGGGCTTGACCGTATGCCGGTCCGAGGACACCACGTCATTCAAGTGATCGACCATCAGCGAACGCACATGGCTGGACACCGCCTCATCCAGCCATGGCCGCTCGGCAGAAGGCGCCGCCAGGTAGAGCACCAGGGACAGGGCCAGCGCCAGGGTCGAAAATCCCGGGGCCAGCCAGCGCCGGCCGCCAGGTCCCAGCCAGCGCTGGAGCAACCCCGCAGGAGGCGACGCCGGGGCCTCGATACTGGCCCGCAGGCGCCGGGCCAAGCCTGCCGGCGCCTGGTGATAGGGCAGGTGAGCCTTGAGCTGCGCCACCAGGCGCCGGGCATCGGCATATTCACCGGCACATTCGGCACAGTGATGCAGGTGCTCGGCCACCTCGGCGGCGGCATTGGTTTCCAACTCGTTGTCGAGGTAGCCATGCAGCCAGGCCCGACAGGTCTTGCAGTCGATGGCGTGGATCATGGCCGGGACTTCTGCAGTTGCTGCCGGAGCATGGCGCGAGCCCTGGCCAGGCGCGACATGACCGTCCCCAGGGGGATGTCGACGATCTTCGCAATGTCCTTGTAGGGCATGTCTTCCAACTCCTTGAGCACTATCACCTCACGAAACACCGGAGCCAGGGCCAGCAACGCCTGTTGCAACTGCGCCGCCTCCTGCCCCTGGATCAGTTGCCATTCCGGGGTGCGCCCATCGGCCAGGGCCGGCTCGTCCTCGCCACAGGCCTCGTCGAAAGCCACCGCCCCCTGGCGCGCCGCAGCCTTGAGCCAGTTGTAGCTTTCGTTGCGCACGATGGTCAGAAACCATGCCTTGGGATTGCCGCCGTCAAAACGATGGAGGAACTTCACCGCGCGAAACGCGCTTTCCTGAACCACGTCCTGGGCCGCGCTGTCGTTATCGGTCAGCCAGCGCGCGAGGTTATAGGCCGCCTTCAGATGCGGCAGGAACAGTTCCTCGAATCGCGTCATGGTGGCTCCGTTTCCTTTGCAGCCTATAACGGTGAAAGCCGGCGTTTTATTCCCGAAATAAAAATTCGCCTTCCCCGGAATAAAGCCCGGCACCGCGCGGTTTTACAGATGTGAGACCCATCACTGTAGACCGCTACCGAGGGCGCACCATGGACACTCCTGCCACATCGCATACCCAAGCCACCGAAGGCCCGCAGAATCCCGACCGGCGCACCCTGCTCAAGTGCTCGGCCTGGGCCGGCGCCGGCGTCATCTGGGCCTTGAGCGGAGGAATTCCTCGTGCCTTCGCCCTGGACCAGGCAGGCCAACCGAGCGACCCCAGCGTCCTGAACAGCAGCTTTCATTTCGTGCAGATCAGCGATTCGCATATCGGCTTCAACAAGGAAGCCAACCCGGAACCGGTGAAGACCCTGCAAGTAGCCATC
Protein-coding sequences here:
- a CDS encoding anti-sigma factor: MHAIDCKTCRAWLHGYLDNELETNAAAEVAEHLHHCAECAGEYADARRLVAQLKAHLPYHQAPAGLARRLRASIEAPASPPAGLLQRWLGPGGRRWLAPGFSTLALALSLVLYLAAPSAERPWLDEAVSSHVRSLMVDHLNDVVSSDRHTVKPWFTGKLDFAPPVFDFSQQGYVLLGGRLDYLQQQSTAALTYGHGRHLINLFILPTADADAAAQNLSLRGYNLVAWRRNHLRFILVSDLEQGELAALGQLIQKDL
- a CDS encoding sigma-70 family RNA polymerase sigma factor: MTRFEELFLPHLKAAYNLARWLTDNDSAAQDVVQESAFRAVKFLHRFDGGNPKAWFLTIVRNESYNWLKAAARQGAVAFDEACGEDEPALADGRTPEWQLIQGQEAAQLQQALLALAPVFREVIVLKELEDMPYKDIAKIVDIPLGTVMSRLARARAMLRQQLQKSRP